The following are encoded together in the Vigna angularis cultivar LongXiaoDou No.4 chromosome 9, ASM1680809v1, whole genome shotgun sequence genome:
- the LOC108346838 gene encoding trihelix transcription factor ASIL2 yields MDDEEEIQSHPSPASGSPVSSPRANGRITVTVAAPAPSNSLALALPIQQPSKGNGGGGGGGGREDCWSEGATAVLIDAWGERYLELSRGNLKQKHWKEVADIVSGREDYTKAPKTDIQCKNRIDTVKKKYKSEKAKIAAGATSKWPFFDRLDKLIGPSAKIPGAGASSGTAGTSAAGNSILQSHKVPLGIPVGVRDGVNQYHRPQRPAQQQQPQPVPLKNQKIQFRRRGPPLESDSDERGASSPASSDSFPPESFERKRPRVMSSNAGKGSEGRRRAKGWGSAVRELTQAILKFGEAYEHAESSKLQQVVEMEKQRMKFAKDLELQRMQFFMKTQLEISQLKLGRKGANPGNNHHSTTNNNNNNNHNNNNSDSE; encoded by the coding sequence ATGGACGATGAGGAAGAGATCCAGTCGCATCCGTCGCCGGCGAGCGGATCCCCGGTGTCTTCTCCGAGGGCGAACGGACGGATAACGGTGACTGTCGCGGCGCCGGCGCCGTCGAATAGTTTGGCATTAGCGCTTCCGATTCAGCAGCCGTCGAAGGGGAACGGTGGTGGAGGAGGCGGCGGAGGAAGGGAGGATTGCTGGAGCGAAGGCGCGACGGCGGTACTGATCGACGCGTGGGGAGAGAGGTATCTGGAACTGAGCAGAGGAAATCTGAAACAGAAGCACTGGAAGGAGGTGGCGGATATCGTGAGCGGCAGAGAGGATTACACGAAGGCGCCGAAGACAGATATTCAGTGCAAAAACCGGATCGACACCGTAAAGAAGAAGTACAAATCGGAGAAGGCTAAGATCGCCGCCGGCGCCACCAGCAAGTGGCCGTTCTTCGACCGTTTGGACAAATTAATCGGTCCAAGCGCCAAGATCCCCGGAGCCGGAGCCTCCTCCGGTACCGCCGGCACCAGTGCTGCCGGAAACAGTATTTTACAGTCGCACAAAGTGCCGTTAGGGATTCCGGTCGGCGTTCGCGACGGCGTGAATCAGTATCACCGTCCTCAAAGGCCGGCGCAGCAACAACAACCGCAGCCGGTTCCGTTGAAGAACCAGAAGATTCAGTTCCGGCGCCGCGGTCCACCGTTGGAATCAGATTCGGACGAGCGTGGCGCGTCATCGCCAGCTTCGAGCGACAGTTTTCCCCCGGAGAGTTTCGAGCGGAAGAGGCCGCGGGTGATGAGTTCGAACGCAGGGAAAGGAAGTGAAGGAAGACGGAGGGCGAAGGGTTGGGGAAGCGCGGTGAGGGAACTGACGCAGGCGATTCTGAAATTTGGCGAGGCGTATGAACACGCGGAGAGCTCGAAGCTGCAGCAGGTGGTGGAGATGGAGAAGCAGAGGATGAAGTTCGCGAAGGATTTGGAGTTGCAGAGGATGCAGTTTTTCATGAAGACACAACTGGAGATTTCGCAACTCAAGCTTGGAAGAAAAGGTGCTAATCCTGGCAACAATCACCATAGCACCACgaacaataacaataacaacaatcataacaacaatAATAGCGACAGCGAGTGA
- the LOC108346990 gene encoding acyl carrier protein 1, chloroplastic, translated as MAYILSTSSTSLATLSFNSGVRTTTTHQMKKLSTMESSVFSGLKHKLQLKKATKVTYTRSAGFNTTISCSVAHPETLQIVQCTIAKQLSIDETTVTPQTKFSDLGADSLDTVEIMMALEEKFEISIGEGGAENISTVQDAADLIEKVKTCST; from the exons ATGGCTTATATTCtatccacttcatcaacttcattgGCTACCCTCTCCTTCAATTCTGGGGTCAGAACAACAACCACTCACCAAATGAAGAAACTGTCCACAATG GAAAGTTCTGTATTTAGTGGGCTAAAACATAAACTCCAGTTGAAGAAGGCAACAAAAGTGACCTATACACGCTCTGCTGGCTTTAATACTACAATCTCTTGCTCTGTT GCTCATCCAGAAACTCTGCAAATTGTCCAATGCACAATTGCAAAGCAACTTTCTATTGATGAAACCACTGTGACTCCGCAAACTAAATTTTCAGATTTGGGTGCTGATTCTCTTGACACT GTTGAAATCATGATGGCTTTGGaagaaaagtttgaaatttcTATTGGAGAAGGTGGAGCTGAGAACATCTCCACCGTCCAAGATGCCGCTGATCTGATTGAGAAGGTGAAGACTTGTTCAACCTAA
- the LOC108346991 gene encoding dormancy-associated protein homolog 4 isoform X1, with the protein MGFLHKLWDETLAGPTPETGLGKLRKFNNSSAGGPAVAEDVPISRSITIIRTHSGLGSTSTSAPASPSSVPDTPCTPFSPEAPGGGVKKFTRRKSSTVEGAENRSPTIYDWVIMSALDRY; encoded by the exons ATGGGTTTTCTTCACAAGCTTTGGGACGAAACGTTGGCGGGTCCCACACCCGAAACGGGTCTGGGCAAGCTCCGAAAGTTTAACAACTCATCCGCCGGCGGCCCAGCGGTGGCGGAGGATGTTCCGATCAGCCGCAGCATCACCATTATTCGGACTCACTCTGGTTTGGGAAGCACCTCAACCTCTGCTCCTGCCTCTCCTTCTTCTGTGCCGGACACCCCTTGCACCCCCTTCTCTC CGGAGGCGCCGGGCGGTGGTGTCAAGAAGTTCACGAGGAGAAAATCGTCAACGGTGGAGGGTGCTGAAAATAGAAGTCCGACGATTTACGATTG GGTGATCATGAGCGCTTTGGATCGCTACTGA
- the LOC108346991 gene encoding dormancy-associated protein homolog 4 isoform X3, with amino-acid sequence MGFLHKLWDETLAGPTPETGLGKLRKFNNSSAGGPAVAEDVPISRSITIIRTHSGLGSTSTSAPASPSSVPDTPCTPFSPEAPGGGVKKFTRRKSSTVEGAENRR; translated from the exons ATGGGTTTTCTTCACAAGCTTTGGGACGAAACGTTGGCGGGTCCCACACCCGAAACGGGTCTGGGCAAGCTCCGAAAGTTTAACAACTCATCCGCCGGCGGCCCAGCGGTGGCGGAGGATGTTCCGATCAGCCGCAGCATCACCATTATTCGGACTCACTCTGGTTTGGGAAGCACCTCAACCTCTGCTCCTGCCTCTCCTTCTTCTGTGCCGGACACCCCTTGCACCCCCTTCTCTC CGGAGGCGCCGGGCGGTGGTGTCAAGAAGTTCACGAGGAGAAAATCGTCAACGGTGGAGGGTGCTGAAAATAGAA GGTGA
- the LOC108346991 gene encoding dormancy-associated protein homolog 4 isoform X2, with translation MGFLHKLWDETLAGPTPETGLGKLRKFNNSSAGGPAVAEDVPISRSITIIRTHSGLGSTSTSAPASPSSVPDTPCTPFSPEAPGGGVKKFTRRKSSTVEGAENRSPTIYDWFSG, from the exons ATGGGTTTTCTTCACAAGCTTTGGGACGAAACGTTGGCGGGTCCCACACCCGAAACGGGTCTGGGCAAGCTCCGAAAGTTTAACAACTCATCCGCCGGCGGCCCAGCGGTGGCGGAGGATGTTCCGATCAGCCGCAGCATCACCATTATTCGGACTCACTCTGGTTTGGGAAGCACCTCAACCTCTGCTCCTGCCTCTCCTTCTTCTGTGCCGGACACCCCTTGCACCCCCTTCTCTC CGGAGGCGCCGGGCGGTGGTGTCAAGAAGTTCACGAGGAGAAAATCGTCAACGGTGGAGGGTGCTGAAAATAGAAGTCCGACGATTTACGATTGGTTCTCTG GGTGA
- the LOC108347755 gene encoding uncharacterized protein LOC108347755 isoform X1, whose translation MANEGNKSNDFYTILGLNKECTELELKNAYKKLAKKWHPDRCAASGNSELVEQAKKKFQEIGEAYSVLSDANKRLMYDVGVYDSDDDENGMGDFLDEMLTMMSQTKSNENGEESFEELQQLFEDMFQADIGLDGSPSLSSADCSNSSAYMTYSESSSSNKRNSTEMKFGKAEDSSVFDTSYQNFCFGVNLLQDIEEEKERIPEGGGRNGRKQKISYEHDV comes from the exons ATGGCTAATGAAGGAAACAAAAGCAATGACTTCTATACGATCTTGGGGTTGAACAAGGAGTGCACTGAATTGGAGCTAAAGAATGCATATAAGAAACTTGCAAAG AAGTGGCACCCGGATCGTTGTGCTGCATCTGGGAATTCAGAGTTAGTGGAACAAGCTAAGAAGAAATTCCAGGAAATTGGGGAAGCCTATTCTG TTTTATCTGACGCCAACAAAAGGCTAATGTACGACGTTGGTGTCTACGATAGTGATGACGACGAAAAC GGCATGGGGGACTTTTTGGACGAAATGTTAACAATGATGAGTCAGACCAAATCAAAT GAAAATGGAGAGGAGAGCTTTGAGGAGTTGCAACAGTTGTTTGAAGACATGTTTCAAGCTGATATTGGATTGGATGGAAGCCCCTCTCTTTCTTCTGCCGATTGCTCTAATTCATCTGCTTACATGACTTACAGTGAAAGTTCTAGTTCAAATAAACGCAATTCCACTGAGATGAAATTTGGGAAGGCAGAGGACTCCTCTGTCTTTGATACCAGTTACCAGAATTTCTGTTTTGGG GTGAACCTACTCCAAGATATAGAGGAAGAAAAGGAGAGAATTCCAGAAGGAGGAGGTAGAAATGGCAGAAAGCAAAAAATATCCTATGAACATGATGTTTAA
- the LOC108347755 gene encoding uncharacterized protein LOC108347755 isoform X2, with protein sequence MANEGNKSNDFYTILGLNKECTELELKNAYKKLAKKWHPDRCAASGNSELVEQAKKKFQEIGEAYSVLSDANKRLMYDVGVYDSDDDENGMGDFLDEMLTMMSQTKSNENGEESFEELQQLFEDMFQADIGLDGSPSLSSADCSNSSAYMTYSESSSSNKRNSTEMKFGKAEDSSVFDTSYQNFCFGTGEPTPRYRGRKGENSRRRR encoded by the exons ATGGCTAATGAAGGAAACAAAAGCAATGACTTCTATACGATCTTGGGGTTGAACAAGGAGTGCACTGAATTGGAGCTAAAGAATGCATATAAGAAACTTGCAAAG AAGTGGCACCCGGATCGTTGTGCTGCATCTGGGAATTCAGAGTTAGTGGAACAAGCTAAGAAGAAATTCCAGGAAATTGGGGAAGCCTATTCTG TTTTATCTGACGCCAACAAAAGGCTAATGTACGACGTTGGTGTCTACGATAGTGATGACGACGAAAAC GGCATGGGGGACTTTTTGGACGAAATGTTAACAATGATGAGTCAGACCAAATCAAAT GAAAATGGAGAGGAGAGCTTTGAGGAGTTGCAACAGTTGTTTGAAGACATGTTTCAAGCTGATATTGGATTGGATGGAAGCCCCTCTCTTTCTTCTGCCGATTGCTCTAATTCATCTGCTTACATGACTTACAGTGAAAGTTCTAGTTCAAATAAACGCAATTCCACTGAGATGAAATTTGGGAAGGCAGAGGACTCCTCTGTCTTTGATACCAGTTACCAGAATTTCTGTTTTGGG ACAGGTGAACCTACTCCAAGATATAGAGGAAGAAAAGGAGAGAATTCCAGAAGGAGGAGGTAG
- the LOC108347755 gene encoding uncharacterized protein LOC108347755 isoform X3 yields the protein MANEGNKSNDFYTILGLNKECTELELKNAYKKLAKKWHPDRCAASGNSELVEQAKKKFQEIGEAYSVLSDANKRLMYDVGVYDSDDDENGMGDFLDEMLTMMSQTKSNENGEESFEELQQLFEDMFQADIGLDGSPSLSSADCSNSSAYMTYSESSSSNKRNSTEMKFGKAEDSSVFDTSYQNFCFGVGHVNYHYQ from the exons ATGGCTAATGAAGGAAACAAAAGCAATGACTTCTATACGATCTTGGGGTTGAACAAGGAGTGCACTGAATTGGAGCTAAAGAATGCATATAAGAAACTTGCAAAG AAGTGGCACCCGGATCGTTGTGCTGCATCTGGGAATTCAGAGTTAGTGGAACAAGCTAAGAAGAAATTCCAGGAAATTGGGGAAGCCTATTCTG TTTTATCTGACGCCAACAAAAGGCTAATGTACGACGTTGGTGTCTACGATAGTGATGACGACGAAAAC GGCATGGGGGACTTTTTGGACGAAATGTTAACAATGATGAGTCAGACCAAATCAAAT GAAAATGGAGAGGAGAGCTTTGAGGAGTTGCAACAGTTGTTTGAAGACATGTTTCAAGCTGATATTGGATTGGATGGAAGCCCCTCTCTTTCTTCTGCCGATTGCTCTAATTCATCTGCTTACATGACTTACAGTGAAAGTTCTAGTTCAAATAAACGCAATTCCACTGAGATGAAATTTGGGAAGGCAGAGGACTCCTCTGTCTTTGATACCAGTTACCAGAATTTCTGTTTTGGG GTCGGTCATGTAAACTATCATTACCAATGA